One window of Novipirellula aureliae genomic DNA carries:
- a CDS encoding glycoside hydrolase family 95 protein, with the protein MNRVDIFIRRWVPLSASLIFLILIASANGADTPENKQLTLWYDQPASAWMTEALPIGNGPLGAMLFGGTDIERIQFNEISLWSGDRMARPEDIEEESMGAHQAFGDVFIRLGHDPAKVTNYRRELDIDRAVHRVSYEYNGIHYQQTAFANHPANVIVVQLTADKPAAYTGRVWLTDMHGANIRLKDNRFYSTGKLKNEFEYEAQLQVLHQGGELKRATPANPWRIPTSPTGLNFTACDSVTLILGAGTNFVQDFSQEWLGEHPHALVTKQVDSAAARSVETLLSEHVADYQSLFRRFTLNLGTVSPDVLAKSTRQRLQDYSNNKASDPALEALFCQFGRYLLISCSRPGALPANLQGVWNHSNQPVWACDYHSNINLEMNYWPAEPANLSECHVPFIDYIDSIREPSALNTRKHYGDVRGWTVQTMNNACGISFWKWNAPGSAWYAQHLWEHYAFGRDLQYLRETAYPILKETCQFWEDHLKRRPDGTLVTPDGWSPEQYKYEPEEGVTYDQEIIYDLFTNTIEAADALGEDQEFRDHIAALRDDLLKPQIGRWGQLQEWEIDRDDPDDHHRHVSHLFALYPGRQISMATTPELAEAARVSLNARGDESTGWSRAWKINFWARLADGDRAHQLLKSLLNLVSETKTIYGNSGGGVYSNLFCSHPPFQIDGNLGATAGYCEMLVQSHAGQIQLLPALPSAWATGSVNGLCARGGFEVDMTWKDGQLTTVMIHSKSGQPCRVTYGDKTWESKTIAGESYPLDQNLVLTQN; encoded by the coding sequence ATGAATCGAGTTGATATTTTTATCCGTAGGTGGGTGCCCCTTAGTGCAAGCCTGATCTTCCTGATCCTGATTGCGTCTGCGAACGGCGCCGATACGCCTGAGAATAAGCAGCTCACCCTTTGGTACGATCAGCCAGCATCCGCGTGGATGACCGAAGCACTGCCAATTGGCAATGGCCCTTTGGGAGCAATGCTGTTTGGCGGTACCGATATCGAGCGGATCCAGTTCAACGAGATCAGTCTTTGGAGCGGCGATCGGATGGCCCGGCCCGAGGATATTGAAGAAGAGAGTATGGGGGCACACCAGGCTTTTGGAGATGTCTTCATTCGTCTCGGGCATGATCCGGCCAAGGTCACCAACTACCGACGGGAACTCGATATCGACCGCGCCGTTCATCGCGTGAGCTATGAATACAACGGCATACACTACCAGCAAACCGCGTTTGCAAACCATCCCGCCAATGTGATTGTCGTCCAACTAACCGCCGACAAACCTGCTGCCTATACCGGGCGAGTCTGGTTGACCGATATGCACGGTGCGAACATTCGATTGAAAGACAATCGCTTCTATTCGACAGGCAAATTGAAGAATGAATTCGAATACGAAGCTCAGCTTCAAGTACTCCATCAGGGCGGAGAGCTGAAACGTGCAACGCCAGCGAATCCATGGAGAATCCCGACGTCGCCGACTGGTTTGAATTTCACGGCTTGCGATAGCGTGACATTGATTCTAGGTGCAGGCACAAACTTTGTTCAAGATTTTTCCCAAGAGTGGCTTGGCGAGCATCCCCATGCGTTGGTGACGAAGCAAGTTGACTCGGCCGCGGCGCGAAGCGTCGAAACTCTGTTGTCCGAGCATGTGGCGGACTACCAGTCACTGTTCCGCCGCTTTACTCTCAATTTGGGAACCGTTTCACCCGACGTCCTTGCCAAGAGCACGCGGCAACGTTTGCAGGACTATTCAAACAACAAGGCCTCCGATCCAGCCCTGGAGGCACTGTTCTGCCAATTCGGCCGCTACCTGCTGATTAGTTGCTCGCGTCCCGGTGCGCTGCCCGCCAACTTGCAGGGCGTTTGGAACCATAGCAATCAGCCTGTCTGGGCGTGCGATTACCACTCGAACATCAATTTGGAGATGAATTATTGGCCAGCAGAACCAGCCAATCTTTCCGAATGTCACGTTCCGTTTATTGACTATATCGACAGCATTCGCGAGCCGAGTGCCCTCAATACCCGAAAACATTATGGCGACGTTCGTGGCTGGACGGTCCAGACAATGAACAATGCCTGTGGTATCTCATTTTGGAAATGGAACGCGCCGGGCAGTGCCTGGTACGCCCAACACTTGTGGGAGCATTACGCATTTGGACGTGATCTCCAATACCTCCGCGAGACCGCGTACCCGATTCTCAAAGAAACGTGTCAGTTCTGGGAAGACCACTTGAAACGGCGTCCCGACGGTACGCTCGTCACGCCGGATGGTTGGTCACCGGAGCAGTACAAATACGAACCGGAAGAGGGCGTGACCTACGATCAGGAAATTATCTATGATCTGTTTACCAACACGATTGAAGCCGCCGACGCCCTTGGTGAAGATCAAGAATTTCGAGACCATATCGCTGCGCTGCGCGACGATCTCTTGAAACCTCAAATCGGACGTTGGGGACAGTTGCAGGAGTGGGAGATCGATCGCGATGATCCCGACGACCATCATCGGCACGTGTCGCATTTGTTTGCCCTCTATCCTGGCCGCCAAATCAGTATGGCAACCACACCGGAACTGGCGGAGGCTGCCCGTGTATCGCTGAATGCACGCGGCGATGAAAGCACCGGTTGGAGCCGTGCATGGAAAATCAATTTCTGGGCCAGATTGGCGGACGGTGACCGAGCCCATCAATTGCTAAAGAGCCTATTGAACCTGGTCAGCGAGACGAAAACGATCTATGGCAACAGCGGCGGTGGAGTTTACTCCAACCTGTTCTGCTCGCATCCTCCCTTCCAAATCGATGGCAATCTCGGTGCGACCGCCGGGTACTGCGAAATGTTGGTCCAAAGCCATGCAGGCCAAATTCAACTGCTACCCGCCCTGCCGTCGGCCTGGGCCACCGGGTCAGTGAATGGACTCTGTGCCCGCGGTGGATTCGAAGTCGATATGACGTGGAAGGACGGCCAACTGACCACGGTAATGATTCACTCGAAGTCCGGACAACCCTGCCGCGTGACCTATGGTGACAAAACCTGGGAATCGAAGACCATTGCCGGGGAATCCTACCCATTGGATCAAAACCTAGTCCTCACTCAAAACTGA
- the ccoS gene encoding cbb3-type cytochrome oxidase assembly protein CcoS has product MSVLTVALPVALALGASALIACVWSIRRGQFDDLQTPSVRLLVDEKPIQPSSGDESNDEKIN; this is encoded by the coding sequence ATGAGCGTATTGACGGTCGCATTGCCGGTCGCGTTAGCACTCGGCGCGTCAGCGTTGATTGCATGCGTGTGGTCGATCCGTCGAGGCCAATTCGACGACCTGCAAACGCCATCGGTGCGATTGTTAGTCGACGAAAAACCGATCCAACCATCCAGCGGTGACGAAAGCAACGACGAAAAAATCAACTAA
- a CDS encoding S9 family peptidase, producing MNLKWIIPYLCMGTAITLLPGASDLQAQPAPESSWKKEAESRLKAIYDDGDYRGKSFQARWLADSSGYTIQETDPETNKRVTAKYDVRTAERTVVQRKDADRGNLVSPDGKSTLEFRHRDLFVRDLASGKRIQLTKHAAESDIRFNDPVWSPDGKHIAFVEADSTNVRQRAVLVPDDPSYPSVAYHRFARVAEKIVKLRVGVVDADGENLQWLPIESPPEGIYLGQVEWAGNSEEVLVEKLSRFRDVREFLLAKIDGDVKQIYHESDDAWAVGSQGKNSGLTWVQDGKAFIVVSEKDGWRHAFLCSRDGQDEMLLTPGEYDIIDRATVDENGGWYYFYASPENGTEKYLYRVPLDGSGKLERITPEGQPGTHQYDFSPDAKWAFHTYSTIDTPPIVELVELPEHRAVRVLEDNHELRDQMKQIAVHPTEFLQLDIADGISMDAWMIKPRDFDSSKKYPVFVYVYGEPYAQTVLNEWGTHHAAFHRLVADLGYLVVSIDNRGTPAPKGAAWRRSVYGSLGPLSTEEQAAGIKELGRTRPYVDLSRVGIWGWSGGGSNTLNALFRKPDVYHVGIAVVPKPQPHLYNAWFQEIYMRTRELNPDGYERAAAINFADGLKGNLLIVTGTGETNTHIQIIEGLVDRLIELGKPFDYMVYPNRDHGMREGVGTGVHLRMLIIRYLIDHLPPGPR from the coding sequence ATGAATCTAAAATGGATAATCCCTTATCTTTGCATGGGGACAGCAATCACCCTGTTACCGGGGGCTAGCGATCTACAAGCTCAGCCCGCTCCCGAATCCTCCTGGAAAAAAGAAGCGGAGTCACGACTCAAAGCGATCTATGACGATGGGGATTATCGCGGAAAGAGCTTTCAAGCGAGGTGGCTAGCGGACAGCTCGGGATACACGATTCAGGAAACGGATCCAGAAACCAACAAGAGAGTTACGGCGAAATACGACGTTCGGACCGCCGAACGTACCGTTGTCCAACGCAAGGATGCAGATCGCGGCAACTTGGTCTCGCCGGACGGCAAAAGTACGCTAGAGTTTCGCCATCGAGATCTTTTCGTTCGCGATTTAGCCAGCGGAAAACGGATTCAATTGACGAAGCACGCGGCAGAGAGTGACATTCGGTTCAACGATCCGGTCTGGAGTCCTGACGGCAAACACATTGCATTCGTCGAAGCGGATTCCACCAACGTCAGGCAGCGAGCCGTTTTGGTTCCTGACGATCCGTCCTACCCGAGTGTTGCGTACCATCGATTTGCCAGGGTTGCTGAAAAGATCGTCAAGCTGCGCGTCGGGGTCGTGGACGCGGATGGCGAGAATCTGCAATGGTTGCCTATCGAATCGCCGCCAGAAGGCATCTATTTGGGACAGGTCGAATGGGCTGGTAACTCAGAGGAAGTGCTCGTTGAAAAGCTGAGCCGTTTCCGCGATGTACGCGAGTTTCTACTGGCAAAAATCGATGGCGATGTGAAGCAGATCTATCACGAATCCGATGATGCTTGGGCCGTGGGGAGCCAGGGAAAGAATTCGGGGCTTACTTGGGTTCAAGATGGCAAAGCATTCATCGTCGTCAGCGAGAAAGATGGTTGGAGGCACGCGTTTCTTTGCTCACGTGATGGACAAGATGAAATGCTGCTAACGCCTGGCGAATACGACATCATCGACCGCGCAACGGTCGATGAAAACGGTGGCTGGTACTACTTCTATGCGTCACCCGAAAATGGAACCGAGAAGTACCTCTACCGTGTCCCGCTTGACGGTTCCGGCAAACTCGAGCGGATCACGCCAGAAGGTCAACCTGGTACGCACCAATATGACTTTTCGCCCGACGCGAAGTGGGCGTTCCATACCTATTCCACCATCGATACACCGCCGATCGTGGAGCTTGTTGAATTGCCGGAGCATCGTGCCGTTCGAGTGCTGGAGGACAACCATGAACTTCGAGACCAGATGAAGCAAATCGCAGTGCATCCAACGGAGTTCCTACAACTTGACATTGCCGACGGAATTTCGATGGATGCATGGATGATCAAACCGAGGGATTTCGACAGCTCCAAGAAGTATCCTGTGTTTGTCTATGTTTACGGTGAACCGTATGCTCAAACCGTCCTCAATGAATGGGGAACGCACCACGCCGCGTTTCATCGGCTGGTTGCAGATCTTGGATACTTGGTGGTGTCGATCGACAACCGCGGCACCCCCGCCCCCAAAGGGGCCGCGTGGCGCCGATCCGTCTACGGCAGTCTAGGACCGCTCTCCACCGAGGAGCAAGCGGCTGGCATCAAAGAACTAGGGCGAACACGCCCGTATGTCGATCTCTCGCGAGTGGGGATTTGGGGGTGGAGCGGCGGCGGATCCAATACGCTCAACGCCCTGTTCCGCAAACCCGATGTCTACCATGTCGGTATCGCGGTCGTGCCCAAGCCTCAACCGCACCTGTACAACGCATGGTTCCAGGAAATCTACATGCGAACGCGTGAACTCAATCCCGACGGGTACGAGCGAGCCGCGGCGATTAACTTTGCGGATGGACTCAAGGGCAACCTGCTAATCGTTACCGGCACCGGCGAAACCAACACGCACATCCAAATTATCGAAGGACTCGTTGATCGACTGATCGAACTCGGCAAACCATTCGATTACATGGTCTATCCCAATCGCGACCACGGCATGCGAGAAGGAGTGGGGACGGGAGTGCACTTGAGGATGCTGATCATCCGATATCTGATCGATCATCTGCCGCCCGGCCCACGCTAG
- a CDS encoding family 78 glycoside hydrolase catalytic domain, translating into MKSKLLQNTCFILLCSCFFLCSSTWGKAAEASSQSLTADDLRCEYRVNPLGIDEREPRLSWTLLSTSRGQKQTAYQVIVSTRLEDLQADRGDAWDSQKVLSSDSIQVVYKGHPLASATRYYWKVRCWDKNDKPGSWSQPSWFETALLTSSDWSAKWINDGKHNPVVEDDFYKFDPAPLFRKEFSLTKPVKQARLYITGLGYYEASINGRRTGDSMLDPGWTNYSERVYYSTYDVTDQLQEGVNCLGVMLGNGWYNPLPLRMWGRRNLREHLPVGRPRMVAQLMVTYADGSTETIASDRDWKVTEGPILRNSIYLGEIYDARKQMKGWNQPGFDGASWQNAALANEPIGKLQAQPLEPIRVTTTIKPVEITEPEKGVYIVDMGQNFAGLASFEFDLERGTQVNLRYGELLHADGTLNPMTSVCGQIKGKRNDALESPPGVAWQNDVYFARGGGPETYTPRFTFHAFRYIEISGCPTEPALDQITGLRLNSDVKPVGTFACSNEMLNEIQKICQWTFLSNIFSVQSDCPHRERFGYGGDLINTNEAFMYNYDMANFYAKAVTDWDDAKLEDGMLTDTAPSVGIQYCGVGWAMPHPQTQLKLYQYYGDKRIIEQQYQTSKQWLDLVTKSTPTHIVSRGLSDHESLTERPAGPMVTPLYYQSAKMLAKMASLLGYNEDVEKYERLSENIKKAYNEKFVDVSSGQASPGTQASQSFALFSEILPEAQRPLAMEYLLNDIEKHDRHLTTGIFGTRYLLELLSQHDSGQVAYDIVNQKTFPSWGYMLENGATTLWEHWKENDNTFSHNHPMFGSVSQWFYNWLGGIQPHPDALGFDKIVIRPQMPKDLQWVECSYDSVRGKITSNWRKNSGTTTMQIEIPVNTVATVYLPCLDTEAIKESGQRIDQAEGVVFERIEKNAAIYRVESGRYEFSF; encoded by the coding sequence ATGAAATCGAAACTCTTGCAAAACACCTGTTTCATCCTTTTGTGCTCTTGTTTTTTTCTATGCAGTTCCACTTGGGGCAAAGCAGCCGAAGCATCTTCGCAATCTTTGACGGCCGACGATCTGAGATGTGAATACCGAGTGAATCCGCTCGGGATCGACGAACGAGAACCACGGCTTAGCTGGACCTTGTTGTCAACGAGTCGAGGACAAAAGCAGACCGCCTATCAAGTGATCGTATCGACTCGGCTAGAGGATCTTCAAGCGGATCGAGGCGACGCGTGGGATAGCCAAAAAGTGCTTTCGAGTGATTCGATCCAGGTGGTTTACAAGGGACATCCGTTGGCGTCAGCCACTCGCTATTATTGGAAGGTTCGCTGCTGGGATAAAAATGATAAGCCTGGCAGTTGGAGCCAGCCATCCTGGTTTGAGACGGCCCTGCTGACTTCAAGTGATTGGAGTGCAAAGTGGATCAATGACGGTAAACACAACCCGGTTGTGGAAGACGATTTTTACAAATTTGACCCTGCTCCGTTGTTCCGAAAAGAGTTTTCGCTAACAAAACCCGTAAAACAGGCACGGCTCTACATCACCGGTCTGGGGTACTATGAAGCCAGCATCAATGGCCGTCGTACCGGGGACAGCATGTTGGATCCGGGTTGGACAAATTATTCCGAACGGGTTTACTACAGCACCTATGACGTAACCGATCAACTTCAAGAGGGCGTTAATTGCCTAGGCGTAATGCTTGGAAATGGCTGGTACAATCCATTGCCGCTACGCATGTGGGGACGTCGCAATCTTCGAGAACATTTGCCGGTAGGACGCCCCAGAATGGTGGCTCAACTGATGGTGACATATGCCGATGGTTCGACCGAAACGATTGCCAGCGACCGCGATTGGAAAGTCACCGAGGGCCCGATCCTTCGGAACAGCATCTACCTGGGGGAAATCTATGACGCTCGCAAGCAGATGAAGGGCTGGAACCAGCCCGGTTTCGATGGGGCGAGTTGGCAAAATGCGGCACTCGCGAATGAGCCCATTGGCAAACTTCAAGCCCAGCCCTTGGAACCGATTCGGGTAACGACGACCATCAAGCCGGTTGAAATCACCGAACCCGAAAAAGGGGTCTACATCGTCGATATGGGACAGAACTTCGCAGGCTTGGCCTCGTTTGAATTTGACCTAGAAAGAGGCACACAAGTCAATTTGCGATATGGTGAATTGCTCCATGCCGACGGCACGCTCAATCCGATGACCAGTGTATGTGGCCAAATCAAAGGGAAACGAAACGATGCTCTTGAATCGCCTCCAGGAGTGGCTTGGCAAAATGATGTCTATTTTGCTCGCGGCGGCGGACCCGAAACCTACACGCCTCGGTTTACCTTCCATGCCTTTCGCTACATTGAAATCAGCGGATGCCCTACCGAACCGGCGCTCGATCAAATCACCGGCCTACGACTGAATTCGGATGTCAAACCTGTCGGAACGTTTGCCTGTTCGAACGAGATGCTCAATGAAATTCAAAAAATATGCCAATGGACTTTTCTCAGCAATATCTTCAGTGTCCAATCCGATTGCCCACATCGTGAACGCTTTGGATACGGTGGCGATCTGATCAACACCAATGAAGCATTCATGTACAACTATGACATGGCGAACTTCTACGCCAAGGCGGTGACCGATTGGGATGACGCCAAACTTGAAGATGGAATGCTTACCGATACCGCCCCGTCGGTGGGGATCCAGTATTGCGGCGTCGGTTGGGCGATGCCACATCCACAAACACAACTGAAACTCTACCAATACTACGGTGACAAGCGAATCATTGAGCAGCAATACCAAACATCCAAGCAATGGCTCGACCTCGTCACCAAAAGCACTCCGACGCATATTGTCAGCCGAGGCCTCAGTGATCATGAGTCTTTAACGGAAAGGCCCGCGGGGCCGATGGTGACGCCGCTGTATTACCAGAGTGCGAAAATGCTTGCCAAAATGGCGAGCCTACTCGGTTACAACGAGGATGTCGAGAAATATGAACGGTTGTCGGAAAACATCAAGAAAGCCTACAACGAAAAGTTCGTCGATGTCAGCTCTGGCCAAGCGAGTCCTGGAACACAAGCGAGTCAGTCGTTTGCACTGTTCTCGGAAATTCTTCCCGAAGCACAGCGACCACTTGCGATGGAATATCTGTTAAACGATATCGAAAAGCATGACCGCCATCTGACCACCGGAATCTTTGGAACCCGCTATCTGCTCGAACTACTGTCGCAGCATGACAGCGGCCAAGTGGCGTATGATATCGTCAACCAAAAGACCTTTCCGAGTTGGGGCTACATGCTCGAAAATGGTGCGACAACCTTATGGGAGCATTGGAAAGAGAATGACAACACGTTTTCTCATAACCATCCCATGTTCGGCTCGGTCTCGCAGTGGTTTTATAATTGGTTGGGTGGTATCCAACCGCACCCCGATGCACTCGGATTTGACAAAATCGTCATCCGGCCGCAAATGCCCAAGGACTTACAATGGGTTGAATGTAGCTACGATTCTGTCCGAGGCAAAATAACCAGCAATTGGCGTAAAAATAGCGGCACGACCACGATGCAGATCGAAATCCCTGTGAATACGGTTGCCACCGTCTACTTGCCTTGCCTCGACACCGAAGCGATCAAAGAGAGCGGGCAACGCATCGATCAAGCCGAAGGCGTTGTGTTCGAGCGAATCGAAAAGAACGCGGCCATCTACCGCGTTGAGTCGGGACGCTACGAATTCTCGTTTTAG
- a CDS encoding sialate O-acetylesterase: MPLRLPAIAKVKAIFWFQGESDVSMGNPNQYVIVAERWAAEYIAIRAAATPKPGAARCAPQTRTALPTRWACDRPIRLNCAHFCLLRSR, translated from the coding sequence ATGCCGTTGAGGCTACCTGCCATCGCAAAAGTCAAAGCGATCTTTTGGTTTCAGGGAGAATCGGATGTGTCGATGGGCAACCCCAACCAGTATGTGATTGTCGCCGAGCGCTGGGCGGCTGAATATATCGCGATCCGTGCTGCAGCCACACCCAAACCGGGCGCCGCGCGCTGCGCACCGCAAACACGCACGGCGTTGCCCACGCGGTGGGCATGTGACCGACCCATTCGACTGAATTGTGCGCATTTTTGCCTGCTCCGCTCAAGGTGA
- a CDS encoding DNA gyrase subunit B → MSDDISSESTPDTNPTDDNAVPDTPNVSVNDHVAARAAEAAQDSAAALAREASAAEAREAVATTRTKANAEYTDKDLQHLSDLEHVRERPGMYIGDTATRGLHHLVYEVVDNSIDEAMAKFASSVSVTVHTDGSVTVEDDGRGIPVTRHDQLSEELDRDVSTLEGVMTVLKFGGKFEKGAYQTSGGLHGVGVTVVNFLSQWAEVEVSRDGFTWTQEYERGVPTGPVVKGRATKRTGTKTTFKADNQIFSVSKYNFDTLYKRLQELAFLNSGVHIKFHDDRNGEGGDFKYERGIIEFVEHLNRASDVLHPDVIQIVGEKDGTEYEIALQYSTEFTENVQSYVNNIHTIEGGTHVSGFRSALTRTLNAYGRKENLFKGSTVPGGDDFREGITAVISVRVPHPQFEGQTKTKLGNSDVEGIINAGVGEQLSKYMEENPRIAKTIVRKGLLAAEAREAARKAKDLLRKRKDALGGGGLPGKLRDCISKKMEECEVYLVEGDSAGGSAEGGRMREFQAILPLRGKIINAYKSREDKVLANEEVQSMIQAIGTGIGADQDLTRRRYNKVVIMTDADVDGSHIRTLLLCFFYRQMYQLVAGGHVYVAQPPLFRVQHGSNRYYVQSEEEMKAQLLDRGLNDTIFEAEDGRRAEGESMRQLCTTLASMEDAILALERRGISLRIHAVRLDPVSGKLPALLLTYENEEYWLQTPDEVDTLLNEKGWRLDIEKEEEDAEATGLDESDAETATDPDATPEVLAHLVEIHEVRTINSGLKDLLPLGFGLEDMIPIERTGATTPRFELVRGEDIRRPLDDLRELLSEVRAAGEKGLQLTRFKGLGEMNAEELRETTLDPANRTLIKVNLRDAGAADEMFRLLMGDKVEPRREFIEKHALDVRNLDV, encoded by the coding sequence ATGAGTGACGATATTTCTTCGGAATCGACCCCCGACACCAATCCCACGGACGATAACGCTGTACCGGATACGCCAAACGTGTCGGTTAACGATCATGTCGCCGCTCGGGCAGCCGAGGCCGCGCAGGACTCGGCTGCTGCGCTCGCTCGCGAGGCGAGTGCCGCGGAAGCTCGTGAAGCGGTTGCCACCACACGAACGAAAGCGAATGCGGAGTATACCGACAAGGATTTGCAGCATTTGTCGGACCTCGAACACGTGCGCGAACGACCGGGGATGTACATCGGGGACACCGCCACGCGAGGTTTGCATCACTTGGTCTATGAAGTTGTCGATAATTCGATTGACGAGGCGATGGCAAAATTTGCTTCTTCTGTCTCGGTCACCGTCCATACCGACGGCAGCGTCACGGTGGAGGATGACGGACGTGGCATCCCCGTTACTCGCCACGACCAACTTTCTGAGGAACTCGACCGTGACGTTAGTACACTCGAAGGAGTGATGACGGTCCTGAAGTTCGGCGGCAAGTTCGAAAAGGGGGCTTACCAAACCTCGGGTGGTTTGCACGGGGTCGGTGTTACCGTCGTCAATTTTCTAAGCCAGTGGGCGGAAGTCGAGGTCAGTCGTGACGGATTCACCTGGACCCAAGAATACGAACGAGGCGTTCCGACGGGGCCAGTCGTGAAAGGACGTGCCACCAAACGTACCGGAACCAAGACAACCTTCAAAGCCGATAACCAAATCTTTAGTGTCAGCAAATACAACTTCGATACGTTATACAAACGGCTCCAAGAATTGGCGTTCTTGAATTCAGGAGTGCACATCAAGTTCCATGACGACCGTAACGGTGAAGGTGGTGATTTCAAGTACGAACGAGGGATCATCGAGTTCGTTGAACATCTGAACCGAGCCAGTGACGTGTTGCACCCCGACGTGATTCAAATCGTCGGCGAAAAAGACGGAACCGAGTATGAGATCGCACTCCAGTACAGCACGGAGTTCACCGAGAACGTCCAGTCTTACGTCAACAACATTCACACGATCGAAGGCGGAACGCACGTTTCCGGTTTTCGTTCGGCATTGACGCGGACGCTCAACGCCTACGGTCGCAAAGAAAACCTATTCAAAGGGAGTACGGTTCCAGGGGGTGACGATTTCCGTGAGGGTATCACGGCGGTCATTAGCGTGCGTGTCCCCCATCCTCAATTTGAAGGTCAAACCAAAACGAAGTTGGGTAACAGCGACGTCGAAGGAATCATTAACGCTGGCGTCGGCGAGCAGTTATCCAAGTACATGGAAGAGAATCCACGAATTGCCAAAACGATTGTTCGCAAGGGGTTGCTCGCAGCCGAGGCACGCGAAGCGGCTCGCAAGGCCAAGGACTTGCTGCGTAAACGAAAAGACGCACTCGGCGGCGGCGGTTTGCCGGGGAAACTTCGCGATTGCATTAGCAAGAAGATGGAAGAGTGCGAAGTCTACTTGGTGGAAGGTGATTCGGCGGGCGGTTCAGCCGAAGGCGGGCGGATGCGAGAGTTCCAAGCGATCCTGCCACTGCGAGGTAAGATTATCAATGCTTACAAGAGCCGCGAAGACAAGGTGCTTGCGAACGAGGAAGTTCAATCGATGATCCAAGCGATCGGCACCGGCATCGGAGCCGACCAAGATTTGACTCGCCGCCGCTACAACAAGGTCGTCATCATGACCGACGCGGACGTGGACGGCAGCCATATTCGGACGTTGTTGTTGTGTTTCTTCTATCGTCAGATGTACCAATTGGTCGCCGGCGGTCACGTCTACGTCGCACAGCCGCCGTTGTTTCGCGTCCAGCATGGGTCAAATCGCTACTACGTTCAAAGCGAAGAGGAGATGAAAGCTCAATTGCTTGATCGCGGTTTGAACGACACGATTTTCGAAGCGGAGGATGGTCGCCGTGCGGAAGGAGAATCGATGCGGCAACTCTGTACCACGCTGGCGTCAATGGAAGACGCGATTTTGGCACTCGAACGCCGTGGAATCAGTCTCCGTATTCATGCCGTTCGGCTTGACCCCGTTTCCGGCAAGTTGCCAGCACTGCTATTAACTTATGAGAACGAAGAGTATTGGCTGCAAACTCCCGACGAAGTCGACACGCTGTTAAATGAAAAGGGATGGCGTCTCGATATTGAAAAGGAAGAAGAGGATGCCGAAGCGACTGGCCTCGACGAATCCGATGCCGAAACGGCAACCGATCCCGATGCAACTCCCGAAGTGCTCGCCCACTTGGTTGAGATCCACGAAGTGCGGACAATCAACAGTGGTTTAAAGGATTTGCTACCGCTCGGCTTTGGCCTTGAAGACATGATCCCCATTGAACGCACCGGAGCGACCACGCCACGTTTTGAATTGGTGCGAGGCGAGGATATCCGCCGACCGCTCGATGATTTGCGAGAGCTGTTGTCAGAAGTTCGAGCAGCGGGTGAAAAGGGGTTGCAACTCACCCGCTTTAAGGGACTCGGTGAAATGAATGCGGAAGAGCTTCGTGAGACAACGCTCGATCCTGCGAACCGAACGTTGATCAAAGTCAACCTACGCGATGCCGGGGCAGCGGACGAGATGTTCCGCTTGTTGATGGGTGACAAAGTCGAACCACGCCGCGAGTTTATCGAGAAGCATGCGTTGGACGTCCGCAATCTGGACGTGTAA